GCTTTTGGCGGGTGGCAAGTTATTTGTTTGGCCTAGTTCATGGCTGACCCTACCTCACCCCAGCCCTCTCCCTCCCGCGCAGGCGGGCCGGAGAGGGAGCGGACTTTGGGCCGCTTGATCCCCAATCCGAAGCTCCGGTTTCTGGACCAGTGCCGGGAGGTGATGCGGTTCAAACGGTTCTCGCCCCGCACGATCGAGGCGTATGTGCATTGGACGCGGCAGTTCATCCTGTGGAGCGGGAAGCGCCATCCCAAAGACCTGGGCGGACCGGAGGTGCGGGCGTTTCTCGGTCATCTGGCGGCGGAACGTCAGGTGGCGGCCTCGACGCAGAACCAGGCTTTGAACGCGCTGGTTTTCCTGTATCAGGAAGTGGTGGGGATGGAGTTGGGGGCGCTGGGCGAATTCGAGCGGGCGGAGCGACCGGAGCGGGTGCCGGTGGTGTTGAGTCGTGAGGAGGTGCGGGCATTGCTGGACGCGATGGAGGGGACGCCGCAGTTGATCGCGCGGTTTCTTTATGGCACGGGGATGCGGTTGCTGGAGGGGTTGCGAGTGCGGGTGAAGGATCTGGATTTTGCGCGCGGGCAGGTGATCGTGCGCGGCGGCAAGGGGGACAAGGACCGGGTGACAATGTTGCCGACAAGTTTGCGCGAGGCGTTGCAGGCGCAGTTGCACCGGGCGCGCGAGTTGCACGAGAAAGACTTGGCGGCGGGCTTCGGTGAGGTGTGGACGCCGGGGGCGATCCGGGTGAAGTGGCCCAAGGCGGGGCGGGAGTGGGGCTGGCAATGGGTGTTCCCGAGCGCGGAACTGAGCGTGGATCCGGAAACGAAGGCGCGTCGGCGTCATCACGTGACGGATGCAGCGGTGCAACGAGCCGTCAAGTTGGGCGCGATGAAGGCTGGCCTGCTCAAGCGCGTGTCGCCGCATGTGCTGCGCCATTCCTTCGCCACGCATCTGCTGGAGGGCGGCACGGACATCCGGACCGTGCAGGATTTGCTGGGGCACAAGGACGTGAGCACCACGCAGATTTACACCCACGTCATGCAGAAGCCGGGCCTCGGCGTGCGCAGTCCGCTGGATGGTTAAGGCGGAATGCGGAATGCGGAATGCGGAGTGCGGAATGCGGAGTGCGGAATGCGGAGTGCTGACTTTGATTGGCCGCAATCGCGCCCCATCCGATTGGGCGACCACGACATTATTCGAGCCGCTCCCGCCCGCCAGGGGTTGGCGCGTGGGAGTCGCAGCAGGATGCGTTGGCGGGCGTGGTTGGATCGATGTGTGGGCTCACGTAGGGAATGCCCAGGTTGAGTCCGCGCAGAATGAGCAGCGCCGCCAGGAGGCCGAAGCTGACGGGCACGAGTTTGCGCCAATACCGTTGCAGGCGCAGGTGCAGGAGCCGGCCGGCCAGGGCGAGGCCCAGCATCATCGGCACCGTGCCGAGGCCGAACAGCGCCATGTAACGCGCGCCGCCCAAGGCATCGCCGGTGGTGGTGGCGGCGGCGCCGGCCCAATAAACGAGTCCGCACGGGAGCAGTCCGTTCACCGCGCCAAACGCGAATTGCGCGGGCAGCCGGTGCTGGCGCAGCAGGCGTCCCAGGATGGCTTTCAGGAACCCGACGGGGCGGGAGATGAGCACGGTGGTGTGGCGCAGCGGCCAGGCGGACACGCCCAGCAGGATGGCGGCGCCGGTCGCGACGGAAATCCAGCGTTGCCAGCCGGCGAGGCCGAGCAGTTGCCCCAGCCCGCCAAAGAGCAATCCCAACGTCGCGTAGGTCAGGATGCGGCCCGCGTGGTAGGCGAGTTTGCCCGCGAGGTGCGTTCCCCACCGGCCCGGCGCGGCGGGCAGGGCCAGCACCAGCGGACCGCACATACCCGCGCAATGCAGGCTGCCGGCGAGGCCGAGGGCGAAGGCGGTCCAGAGTTGCATCAGAACGGCACGGGCAGCGGGCCCGGCGGACGAGGGTTAAGCGGTCGGTCCGGCTGGCTTTGCGCCACCTGACGCAGGCCGATGATGACTTTCTGATCGTAATAATAATCCGCGCCGCCGGTCTTCCACGACATGCGCACGTGCCACAGCCCCGTGCTCAACTGCGCGGCGTCGATGGCCTGGGTCCCCTGGGCGTCGAGTTGCAGGGGCAGGGTTTGATCCAGTTTGGCGGATGAAGGCCGATACAACTGGATCCAGCCTTTCAACGCGGCGCCGCGATGGCTCGCGGGGAGCGACACCGTGATGCGCCGGGCCGCTTCGTCGTAGCGCACGGTGGCGGCCGCCTGCAACGAAGCCGCGCGATGGACGCGGTCCAACTGGTCCTGGTAATGCACTTCCTGTTCGTAGTAATCCGCGGCGACGAGATCCACCTTGTGCCGGTTGCAGAAGATGACGAAGGCGACGGCGCTGCAGATCGCGACGGAAAAGAAGGCGATGAGGCTGACGGGCCAGGGATTGAACGTTTTCATGACAGGACGAATGGGTTACCGGCGCGGGCCGATGAAAATGGTTTTGACGGTGTCGAGCCGTTTGCCGCCCGAGTAAACGCCGACGACGAGCGGCGTGTTGCCGGAGGCGAGCTGGTCGGGGGCGATTTCCACCAGGACGGACGATTCGATTTGCTGTTCGCCCGGCACGACCGCCTGGCCGCCAAAAACACTGAGCGTGCCGTCGATGTTTTCCAGCTTCAGTTCCACCGGCATGTCGTGGTGCGTTTTGTTGGTGAGCTTGAGCAGATAGAGATTGCTGATGCGGCCGTCCGGCGAGGTTTGAAACAGGCCGCCGGGCGCGCGGAGCAGGGCGGTGTCCACGTCGGAGCGGGTAAGCAGGAGGGTGACCAGACCAAGGCCCAGGAGGAGCAGCACCGTGCAGTAACCGATGAGGCGCGGCGTCACCCGGAGGCGTTCGCCCTTTTCGATGCCGTTCAGGGAGGCGAAGCGAATCAGTCCGCGCGGCCGGCCGATTTTGGTCATCACGTTGTCGCACGCGTCGATGCACGCGGTGCAGTTCACGCACTCCATTTGCGTGCCGTTCCGGATGTCGATGCCCGTTGGACACACGGCGACGCACTGGTGGCAGTCCACGCAATCGCCGGCCCCGCTGGTTTTGCGTTCCGCGGCGGTCTGGCTCCGGCGCAGCGGGCCGCGTTTCTCGCCGCGCTTGTAATCGTAGGCCACGACGATGGTGTTTTCGTCCAGCAAGGTGGATTGAAAGCGGCCGTAGGGGCAGATGAACGTGCAGGCCTGTTCGCGGAACCGCGCGAAAATGCCGTAGAACAGCAGGGTGAACAACCCCATGAAGGTCAGGCCGGTCAGGTGGCTGGCCGGGTTGTCGCGAATGATCTTCAGCAAGGCGTCGCTGCCGATGATGTAGGCGAGCAGGGTGTTGCCGATGACGAAGGACAACCCGAGGAAGAGGCCGTGCTTGGCGAGTTTCTGGAAGATTTTGCGGGCCGACCACGGCGCCCGGTCGAGTGCCCGTTGCGCGGGCGCGTCGCCTTCGATCCAGTATTCGATGCGGCGGAAGACCATTTCCATCATCACGGTCTGCGGGCAGGTCCAGCCGCACCACAACCGGCCGAACGCCGCCGTGAACACGGCAATGCCGGTGAGGAACAACAGGAAGCCGAACGCGAAGATCAGGTTGTCCTGCGGCCAGAAGATGACGCCGAGAATCGAGAACCTGCGCTCGGGCAGGTTGATCATCAGCAGCGGGTTGCCGTTGATGTGGATGAACGGTCCGGCAAACATGACGGCGATCAACCCGAAGCTGACCCAGAGCCGCGCGAGGTAATAGCGCCCGCGCGGCTTCCGGGGATACAGCCACACGCGATGCCCTTCCTTGTCCGCCGTGGACAAATGATCGCGGAAGTCGTTCCAGTTGACGTTCTGGACGCTGTCGCGTTCCTCGGATGCGGGCTTGGGCTGGTCTTCGTTCGCCATGGTTCTCCGTAACGTCTTATTCAAACTCCGACGGGCCGGTTTTCACGGGCGCCTGATTCTCGGGCGGTTTTGGGTTCACGGGATGGGTTCCGCGCAGCGTGTAAATGTAGCTGGCGGCGGCATAAATCTCCGCCGGCTTCAGCACGCCCTTCCACGTGACCATGCCCTTGGCGGGCACGCCGTTCCAGATGGTGCGGAGGTTGTCCACGAAGTTCGAACCGTGAATCCAGTAATCGTCGCACAAGTTCGGGCCGACGAGGCCGCCGCCATCCGGCCGATGACACGGGGCGCAGAGCTTGAGGAAGAGCTGATGGCCCTGGGCGATGACGGCGGGGTCCGGCGAAGGCGTCTGGGTGGCCATTTCCGCCTCGAACTTCGCCATGGCCGCCTGTTTGATGGCGTTGCCCGCCTTCATTTCGGCCTCGTATTCGGTGCGCATCTGGCCTTCGGTGGCGAGACTGCCGCGGGCGAACACGTGGTAATAGCCCAGGTAGCACACCGCGAAAATGTTGCAGCTCCAGAACAACCACACCCACCAGCGCGGGAGTTTGTTGTCGAGCTCGCGGATGCCATCATACTCGTGATCGAGCAACAGCGGATCTTGGGGTTCGTTATTCATGGGTCGTTTCTGAATTCAGGTCGGCGGGTTGGTTTTCGAGCGGCGCGGCGGCCATGCGGTTGAGATAGGGCTTTTTCAGGGTGAACGCCCAGATCAGCATCGCGCTGAACACGCCGAAAAAGATGCCCAAGGAAATCAAGCCGTAGTGCTCGATGCCGCCAATCAGGGTGAGAATGCTTTTGAACATGAGGTCAGCGGGTTAAGGCGGCGGTGGTGGTGACGTTCGTGGCCGCAGGCGCGGACTTGATGTCCGTGCCGAGCCGTTGCAGGAACGCAATCAGCGCGATGATTTCGCGGTCGGCGGGCGCGTTCGTGATGGAACCGGCCTTCAAGTTCTGCACGACCTTTTCCGCCTGCGCGGCCAGCTCCTTTTGCGCCGGGCCGTTCTCGTAGCCGGCGGGGTAGGGCACGCCGACCGTGCGCAGCGCCTTCAGCCGGCCGGGCAGGGCGTTGGTGTCGATGGTCTGTGAGAACAGCCACGGATAATTCGGCATGATCGAACCCGGCGAGGTCGAGCGTGGATTCTCCATGTGGTTGTAATGCCACGCGTCGGGATATTTGCCGCCGATGCGGTGCAGGTCCGGCCCCGTGCGCTTCGAGCCCCACAGGAACGGATGATCGTAAACGAATTCGCCGGCCTTGGAGTATTCGCCGTAGCGTTCGGTCTCGGAGCGGAACGGCCGCACCATCTGCGAATGGCAGCCCACGCAGCCTTCACGGATGTAGATGTCGCGCCCCATGACCTCGAGCGGCGTGTAGGGCTTCACGCTGGCGATGGCCGGAACGTTCTCCTTCACGAGGAACAGGGGGACGATTTCGATGAGGCCGCCAACCATGACGGCGAGCGTCGTCAGCACGGTGAAGGTGACCGGCACGCCCTCGAGCCAGCGGTGCCAGTGACCTTTCGTGGCGTGCTCCGGCGCGCGGTCCACCGCCGCCTGCACCTCCTCGTCGCCGATGAACTGGCCGGCTTTGGCGGTCTTGTAGAGATTGACGATCATCAGCACGATGCCGAACACATACAGCGAACCGCCGAGCGCGCGCAGCTTGTAGAGCGGCACGATGCGGATGACTGTCTCGAGGAAGTTCGGGTATTGCAGGAAGCCGTCCGGCGTGAATTGTTTCCACATCAACCCCTGCGTCACGCCGCTGACATACATCGGCACCACGTAAAACATCATGCCCAGCAGGCCGATCCAGAAATGGTAGTTGGCCAGCTTGGTGGACCAGAGCTTGGTGTTCCACAGCCGCGGGAACAGCCAGTAGAGCATGGAGAACGTGAGGAAGCCGTTCCACCCGAGCGCGCCGGTGTGCACGTGCGCAATCGTCCAGTCCGTGTAGTGCGACAGCGCGTTCACGCTCTTGATGGCGAGCGTCGGGCCTTCGAGCGTCGCCATGCCGTAGGCGGTGACGGCCACGACCATGAACTTGAGCATGGGCTCCTGCCGCACCTTGTCCCACGCGCCACGCAAGGTCAGGAGGCCGTTCAACATGCCGCCCCAGCTCGGCGCGATGAGCATCACGGAGAAGGCCATGCCCAGCGACTGCGCCCAGTCGGGCAGCGCGGTGTAGAGCAGGTGATGCGGCCCCGCCCAGATGTAAACGAAGATCAGCGCCCAGAAGTGAATGATCGAGAGCCGGTAGCTGAACACCGGCCGGCCCGACGCCTTCGGCAGGAAGTAATACATCAGGCCGAGGTAGGGCGTGGTCAGGAAGAACGCCACCGCGTTGTGGCCATACCACCACTGCACGAGCGCGTCCTGCACACCGGCGTAAATCGAGTAGCTCTTGAACAGGCTGGCCGGCACTTCGAGCGAATTGAAAATGTGCAGCAGGGCGACCGTGATGGCCGTCGCGATGTAGAACCAGATCGCGACATACATGTGCTTCTCGCGCCGCCGGAGGATGGTGCCCAGCAGGTTCACGGTGAACGCGACCCAGACGACCGCGATGGCGATGTCGATCGGCCATTCGAGCTCCGCGTATTCCTTCGAGGTGGTGAGCCCGAGCGGCAGCGTGATGGCGGCGGAAACGATGATGGCGTTCCAGCCCCAGAAATTGAACCAGCTCAACCCGTCGCTGAACATGCGGGCCTTGCAGAGCCGTTGCAGCGAATAGTAGATGCCGGTGAACATGCCGTTGCCCACGAAGGCGAAGATCACCGCATTCGTGTGCAGCGGCCGGATGCGACCAAACGTGGTGAAGGGCGTGTTGAGGTTCAGGTCCGGCCAGAACAACTGGCAGGCAATCAGCAGTCCCGCGGCAGTGCCAATCAACCCCCAGAAGGCGGTGGCGATGGCAAACGCGCGGACAACGCGGTTGTCGTATTTGAAGGTTTCTACGTTCGTCATGTTGGTGTGTTTGGGTTCCGGGTTTCCAAGTCAGTGGCTTTGGGCGAAAGGGGCGGGTCCTCTGGCAGCATGCGCAGCGCGGGCGTCTCGGTGTCCTCGAATTGCCCGGAACGCACGGACCAGATGTAGGCCACCAGAAAGAGGCCGGCCAGCAGCAGGCTCGCGGGCAGCATGAGATACAGGGCGTTCACGCAGCACCTCCGGGGGCGAAAGCCAGGTCGTCCGGGCGGGCGCCGCGAACCGCGCCGGCTGCGCCTGCGGTCAGGCGGCTCCGGGGGCCGAACCCGGCCCGGCGCGCCGCCCAGCGCGTGACGCCACAGGCGAAAGCCACCACGGAAATCGAACTCACCGGCATCAACACGGCACAGACGAGCGGCGACAGCCGGCCGCTGGCGGCGATGGCCAGCCCGGCGACGTTGTAGGCCGCCGACAGGGCGATGCTCAACCAGACGATGCGCACCGCGGCTTTCGCGAAACGCAGCACGTCGGCCAGGCGCGCCACGTCCGCCGCGGCGAGGATGATGTCGCTGGCCGGCGAAAAGGCGCCGATGTTTTCCACCACCGCCACGCCGATGTCGCTTTGGCGCAGGGCGCCGGCGTCGTTCAGACCGTCGCCCACCATCATCACCGTTTGGCCTTCCGCCTGCCGGTGCTGGATGAACTCAAGCTTGTCCTGGGGCGTCTGGTGGAAGTGCAAATGGGCTGCGGTGCCGAACAGCGCCTGAAACCGGGCCTGTTCCCGGGCACTGTCGCCGCTCAACAGCACCAGTTCATGTTGCGGGGCCAGATCGCGCACCAGGTCCGTCAGACCCGCGCGCAACGGCGAGGACATCGTGAACGCGCCGCGATACTTGCCGTCCACTGCCAGATACACCGAGGCGCTGCGTTCAGTTGCGGCCGGTGGCAGGGCCAGTCCCTGTTCGCCCAGCCAACGCGCGGAACCGAGCAGCACCGCGTGGCCATCGACGGTGGCGGCCACGCCGCAACCCGGTTTTTCCGCAAAGGCAGTCACGTTGGCGGCCGGCCAATCCCGCTCGAGCGCGGCCGCGATGCGGACGGGCAGGGGGTGCGTGGACTGCCGGGTGACCGCCGCCAGCCAGGCCTGTTCCCCGGCCGACAGGGCGGCGCCGGTGAATTCAACGCGGGCCCCGCCGGGCGCGGTGAGCGTGCCCGTTTTGTCGAACACGACGGCATCCACCCGCGCGAGGGTTTCGAGCACCTGTGGATTTTTGACGAAGATGTTTTGCCGGCCGAGCACGCGTTGCGCCGTGCCCAGCGCGAACGGCGCGCTCAAGGCCAGCGCGCACGGACAGGCGACAATCAAGATTGAGGTGAACGCTTTCCAGGCGAGGGGCGTTTGGCCTTGAAGCCACCACGCGAGCCCGGCGCCGAGGGCGATCACGGCCACGGCGGCGGTGAACCGCCGCGCGTAGCGGTTGAGCACGGAATCCAGCGGGCGCGCGCGGGGCTTGGTGAACGCCTCGTGATTCCAGAGCGACGTAAGGTAGCTTTGCGACACGGGCTTGACGGTTTCCAATTCGAGCAGCCCGCCCCGTTGCTGGCCGCCGGCGTAAACGAGGTCGTTGACCTGTTTGGCCACCGGCTCGGCTTCGCCGGTGACGAAGCTGTAATCGATCAGCCCGGTGCCGCCGACGATGCGGGCGTCCGCTGGAACCAGCTCGCCATGCCGCAGCCGGAGCCGGTCGCCGACGGCCAGCGCGGACAGCGGCACCGTTTCCTCGCCGCGCGCGCCCAGGCGCACGACCGACAACGGGAAGAACGATTTGTAGTCGCGCTCGAAGCTCAACCGTTCGTAGCTCTTTTGCTGGAACCAGCGGCCGATGAGCAGGAAGAAAATCAGCCCGCAGAGGGAATCAAAGTAGGCCGCGCCGGTGTGCGCCAGCACGGCGTGAACGCTTTGCGCAAAGAGGGCGACGAGGCCGGCGGCGATGGGCAGTTCGATGGTCAGCACGCGCTGCCGCACGCACGTCCCGGCGGCGCGCCAGTAATCCGCCGCGCTGTAAACCAGCACCGGCAGGGCCAGCAGCAGCGACAACCAGCCGAAAACCGGCGTGAACCGCACCGCGCTCACCGAATCGAGCCCATGATAGAGGCAGATGCTGATGAGCATGATGTTCCCAAAGGCAAAGCCGGCCACGCCGATTTGCAGGAGCAGCCGGCGGTCGGTCGGTGTCCGTTGCGCGCCGTCGAGGCTGCCCAGGCTCAACGCGGGCTCGTAGCCGAGGGACGCCAGCAGGGTGACCAGTTCACTCAGGGTCACCTGCGCGTCAGTGAATTGAACGGCGAGTTCCTTCCTCGCGAAATGGACCGTGGACCGGCCGATGCCGGGCTTGAGCCGGAACAGGTTTTCCAGCAGCCAGACGCACGCAATGCAATGCATGCTGGGAATGGTGAACGTGACGCGGCTGACCTGGCCGTCGCTGAAATCCACCAGCTTCGCCCGCACCGGGGGCTCGTCCAGGAAAAGGAACTGTTCCCGGCGCGTGGGCCGCCGGATGGTAACGCCCGCCCGTTCGTTGAGCTGGTAGAAGTGGCTCAGGCCGTTTTCGGTGAGAATTTCAAAAACGGTCTGGCAGCCCGCGCAACAGAAGTCATGCCCGCCCGCGTGGACGGCGCCGGCCCGGCACGGCAGGCCGCAATGCCGGCAGCAAACCGCCGCCGCCGGTCCGTCGGGGACCGGCGTTGGGGCGTCGATGGTAATCGTTTCGGCCATGCCGCGTGACCGGTCCGGCAAACGCAAAGCCGGTCATTGGTCACGGCGCATGGGAAACCATTGGGTCCGCGGAGAACTACGCCGAAATTGGCATTCCCTTGCCAATAATTGTCCGTGAGGGGTGAAGCGTTCAGGCCGTCGGCGTCGGCTCGGACTCCGCCGGCAGTTCGGGCGCGGGCTCGCCGGTCAGGCGGATGGTGCTGTTGGTGAACTTCACCAGGTGATTCGTCGCGATGGCGTAGGCCTTTTGCGCCTTTTCCAGCCCCTCGCCCACGTCCTCAAACTTCTTCTGGAAGTTGCCAAAATGTTTTTGCGCGAGGCGGATCTGTTCGAGCGTCTTCTCGACGCTCTTGGCGAATTCAAACTGGCTCATGCTCATCGCGATCGAGCGCAGTGTGATGACCAGCGTGTTGGGCGACACGGGAAACACGTTCAGCTTGTGGATGGCCGCCAGCAGTTCGCCGT
This DNA window, taken from Verrucomicrobiia bacterium, encodes the following:
- a CDS encoding integron integrase, which codes for MADPTSPQPSPSRAGGPERERTLGRLIPNPKLRFLDQCREVMRFKRFSPRTIEAYVHWTRQFILWSGKRHPKDLGGPEVRAFLGHLAAERQVAASTQNQALNALVFLYQEVVGMELGALGEFERAERPERVPVVLSREEVRALLDAMEGTPQLIARFLYGTGMRLLEGLRVRVKDLDFARGQVIVRGGKGDKDRVTMLPTSLREALQAQLHRARELHEKDLAAGFGEVWTPGAIRVKWPKAGREWGWQWVFPSAELSVDPETKARRRHHVTDAAVQRAVKLGAMKAGLLKRVSPHVLRHSFATHLLEGGTDIRTVQDLLGHKDVSTTQIYTHVMQKPGLGVRSPLDG
- a CDS encoding sulfite exporter TauE/SafE family protein — encoded protein: MQLWTAFALGLAGSLHCAGMCGPLVLALPAAPGRWGTHLAGKLAYHAGRILTYATLGLLFGGLGQLLGLAGWQRWISVATGAAILLGVSAWPLRHTTVLISRPVGFLKAILGRLLRQHRLPAQFAFGAVNGLLPCGLVYWAGAAATTTGDALGGARYMALFGLGTVPMMLGLALAGRLLHLRLQRYWRKLVPVSFGLLAALLILRGLNLGIPYVSPHIDPTTPANASCCDSHAPTPGGRERLE
- a CDS encoding FixH family protein, whose translation is MKTFNPWPVSLIAFFSVAICSAVAFVIFCNRHKVDLVAADYYEQEVHYQDQLDRVHRAASLQAAATVRYDEAARRITVSLPASHRGAALKGWIQLYRPSSAKLDQTLPLQLDAQGTQAIDAAQLSTGLWHVRMSWKTGGADYYYDQKVIIGLRQVAQSQPDRPLNPRPPGPLPVPF
- the ccoG gene encoding cytochrome c oxidase accessory protein CcoG: MANEDQPKPASEERDSVQNVNWNDFRDHLSTADKEGHRVWLYPRKPRGRYYLARLWVSFGLIAVMFAGPFIHINGNPLLMINLPERRFSILGVIFWPQDNLIFAFGFLLFLTGIAVFTAAFGRLWCGWTCPQTVMMEMVFRRIEYWIEGDAPAQRALDRAPWSARKIFQKLAKHGLFLGLSFVIGNTLLAYIIGSDALLKIIRDNPASHLTGLTFMGLFTLLFYGIFARFREQACTFICPYGRFQSTLLDENTIVVAYDYKRGEKRGPLRRSQTAAERKTSGAGDCVDCHQCVAVCPTGIDIRNGTQMECVNCTACIDACDNVMTKIGRPRGLIRFASLNGIEKGERLRVTPRLIGYCTVLLLLGLGLVTLLLTRSDVDTALLRAPGGLFQTSPDGRISNLYLLKLTNKTHHDMPVELKLENIDGTLSVFGGQAVVPGEQQIESSVLVEIAPDQLASGNTPLVVGVYSGGKRLDTVKTIFIGPRR
- a CDS encoding cbb3-type cytochrome c oxidase N-terminal domain-containing protein is translated as MNNEPQDPLLLDHEYDGIRELDNKLPRWWVWLFWSCNIFAVCYLGYYHVFARGSLATEGQMRTEYEAEMKAGNAIKQAAMAKFEAEMATQTPSPDPAVIAQGHQLFLKLCAPCHRPDGGGLVGPNLCDDYWIHGSNFVDNLRTIWNGVPAKGMVTWKGVLKPAEIYAAASYIYTLRGTHPVNPKPPENQAPVKTGPSEFE
- the ccoN gene encoding cytochrome-c oxidase, cbb3-type subunit I, which translates into the protein MTNVETFKYDNRVVRAFAIATAFWGLIGTAAGLLIACQLFWPDLNLNTPFTTFGRIRPLHTNAVIFAFVGNGMFTGIYYSLQRLCKARMFSDGLSWFNFWGWNAIIVSAAITLPLGLTTSKEYAELEWPIDIAIAVVWVAFTVNLLGTILRRREKHMYVAIWFYIATAITVALLHIFNSLEVPASLFKSYSIYAGVQDALVQWWYGHNAVAFFLTTPYLGLMYYFLPKASGRPVFSYRLSIIHFWALIFVYIWAGPHHLLYTALPDWAQSLGMAFSVMLIAPSWGGMLNGLLTLRGAWDKVRQEPMLKFMVVAVTAYGMATLEGPTLAIKSVNALSHYTDWTIAHVHTGALGWNGFLTFSMLYWLFPRLWNTKLWSTKLANYHFWIGLLGMMFYVVPMYVSGVTQGLMWKQFTPDGFLQYPNFLETVIRIVPLYKLRALGGSLYVFGIVLMIVNLYKTAKAGQFIGDEEVQAAVDRAPEHATKGHWHRWLEGVPVTFTVLTTLAVMVGGLIEIVPLFLVKENVPAIASVKPYTPLEVMGRDIYIREGCVGCHSQMVRPFRSETERYGEYSKAGEFVYDHPFLWGSKRTGPDLHRIGGKYPDAWHYNHMENPRSTSPGSIMPNYPWLFSQTIDTNALPGRLKALRTVGVPYPAGYENGPAQKELAAQAEKVVQNLKAGSITNAPADREIIALIAFLQRLGTDIKSAPAATNVTTTAALTR
- the ccoS gene encoding cbb3-type cytochrome oxidase assembly protein CcoS; amino-acid sequence: MNALYLMLPASLLLAGLFLVAYIWSVRSGQFEDTETPALRMLPEDPPLSPKATDLETRNPNTPT
- a CDS encoding heavy metal translocating P-type ATPase metal-binding domain-containing protein encodes the protein MAETITIDAPTPVPDGPAAAVCCRHCGLPCRAGAVHAGGHDFCCAGCQTVFEILTENGLSHFYQLNERAGVTIRRPTRREQFLFLDEPPVRAKLVDFSDGQVSRVTFTIPSMHCIACVWLLENLFRLKPGIGRSTVHFARKELAVQFTDAQVTLSELVTLLASLGYEPALSLGSLDGAQRTPTDRRLLLQIGVAGFAFGNIMLISICLYHGLDSVSAVRFTPVFGWLSLLLALPVLVYSAADYWRAAGTCVRQRVLTIELPIAAGLVALFAQSVHAVLAHTGAAYFDSLCGLIFFLLIGRWFQQKSYERLSFERDYKSFFPLSVVRLGARGEETVPLSALAVGDRLRLRHGELVPADARIVGGTGLIDYSFVTGEAEPVAKQVNDLVYAGGQQRGGLLELETVKPVSQSYLTSLWNHEAFTKPRARPLDSVLNRYARRFTAAVAVIALGAGLAWWLQGQTPLAWKAFTSILIVACPCALALSAPFALGTAQRVLGRQNIFVKNPQVLETLARVDAVVFDKTGTLTAPGGARVEFTGAALSAGEQAWLAAVTRQSTHPLPVRIAAALERDWPAANVTAFAEKPGCGVAATVDGHAVLLGSARWLGEQGLALPPAATERSASVYLAVDGKYRGAFTMSSPLRAGLTDLVRDLAPQHELVLLSGDSAREQARFQALFGTAAHLHFHQTPQDKLEFIQHRQAEGQTVMMVGDGLNDAGALRQSDIGVAVVENIGAFSPASDIILAAADVARLADVLRFAKAAVRIVWLSIALSAAYNVAGLAIAASGRLSPLVCAVLMPVSSISVVAFACGVTRWAARRAGFGPRSRLTAGAAGAVRGARPDDLAFAPGGAA